A stretch of Paenibacillus peoriae DNA encodes these proteins:
- a CDS encoding carbohydrate ABC transporter permease yields the protein MGKGKAVHGRFRAPSDRIFDACNILFMLCLMVFTLYPFLNTLAVSLNEANDSIRGGIYLWPREFTWSNYEFVFKEATIFHATLISVLRTVAGTVTSVFCCAMVAYTISRPEYVLRKFVSIAFILTMYFSGGLIPNFLLIRELGMLGTFWVYVVPGLIGVFNVIVIRSFIEGLPEGILESARIDGAGEFSTFMRIVLPLCVPVLATVSLFTAVAQWNSWFDVFLYNSSYEQWSTLQYELMKILQNSNTSVNTQDYASQFAGSENLAKSVTPTSIRATMTIVASVPIILVYPFLQKYFVKGMTLGGVKG from the coding sequence ATGGGTAAAGGGAAGGCTGTACACGGGCGATTTCGGGCCCCCTCGGATCGGATTTTTGATGCGTGCAATATTCTGTTTATGCTCTGCCTGATGGTGTTCACGCTGTATCCGTTCTTGAATACACTGGCGGTTTCGTTGAATGAAGCGAATGATTCGATACGGGGCGGGATTTATTTGTGGCCACGTGAATTCACGTGGAGTAATTATGAATTTGTGTTCAAGGAAGCGACGATTTTTCATGCTACGCTGATTTCTGTATTACGTACGGTTGCGGGCACGGTGACTTCGGTGTTTTGCTGCGCGATGGTGGCGTACACGATCAGCCGGCCGGAATATGTGCTGCGTAAATTTGTTTCGATTGCTTTTATTTTAACGATGTATTTTAGCGGTGGACTGATTCCGAACTTTCTCCTGATTCGTGAGCTTGGGATGCTGGGGACTTTCTGGGTGTATGTTGTGCCGGGATTGATTGGGGTGTTTAATGTGATTGTTATTCGCTCCTTTATTGAGGGATTGCCGGAAGGGATTTTGGAGTCGGCGCGTATTGACGGGGCTGGGGAGTTTTCCACTTTTATGCGCATCGTTTTACCGCTGTGTGTTCCCGTGCTAGCGACGGTGTCGCTGTTTACAGCAGTCGCGCAATGGAATTCCTGGTTCGATGTGTTTTTGTACAATTCGTCATATGAACAATGGAGCACTCTTCAATATGAGTTGATGAAAATACTGCAAAATTCCAACACGTCTGTTAACACTCAGGACTATGCGAGCCAATTCGCTGGTTCGGAAAATCTAGCGAAGTCGGTCACGCCTACCTCAATTCGGGCCACGATGACGATTGTCGCTTCAGTGCCTATTATTTTAGTTTATCCCTTTTTGCAAAAATACTTTGTGAAGGGTATGACCTTGGGCGGTGTCAAAGGATAG
- a CDS encoding sensor histidine kinase has protein sequence MKMLRTTLDHVRLRDKMLLLYFLCVFAPVVLTNLVFYHVTSQNVKEQRIQDISRALEQIKIEFYREFEDAMEISSIFYTDHQLNEVLEQTYPHPADYIAAYDSYLRRILNNNYSPVYHSVGGITIYTDNSTLLDSGGVSFIDERVRSLPWYTKIPPGRQSKPIFVRTDDSTGEQLHPFSLIRRMNYFYSQNGREKILKIELRMSSIREIFNNLNLQGSLFLLNERGEIEYTTDPKVAINHKSVAYSTLKLPEDTMEFKTNYVLTSNLNGWSIVAAVSRDEMLYEMQESRNFVLLLTCVNMLLPTLIIIWITRSLNVRIHRILKHMKKVKNQHFELIPGTESRDEIGQLTGEFNRMTLKIKRLINDVYMADIQRKNLEIQRRHAQLNALHSQINPHFLFNALETIRMRSLMKHEDETAHIIHNMARIFRNSLVWNKDRVTLREELELIRCFLEIQQYRFGERIQYEVQARSEDLDNLLPKMVALTLVENASIHGIEPLKHGGRIEIHFEHEEGQLILTVRDDGVGMSEEQVQRLYGYMQRQEEMGERIGLQNVIYRLKLYYGSRFELAIRSAPGVGTEIRIRIPADRE, from the coding sequence ATGAAGATGCTGAGGACGACTCTTGATCATGTGCGATTGCGGGATAAAATGCTGCTGCTTTATTTTCTGTGTGTTTTCGCGCCTGTAGTGTTGACCAATCTGGTTTTTTACCATGTTACCTCACAAAATGTGAAAGAACAGCGTATTCAGGATATTTCGCGTGCACTGGAACAGATTAAAATTGAATTTTACCGTGAATTTGAAGATGCGATGGAAATCTCGTCTATCTTTTATACCGATCATCAGCTCAATGAGGTGTTGGAACAAACATATCCCCACCCTGCTGATTATATTGCTGCCTATGACTCTTATTTACGTCGTATCTTGAACAATAATTACAGTCCTGTATACCATTCCGTAGGTGGAATTACGATCTACACCGATAATTCAACGCTGCTGGATTCCGGGGGAGTCAGTTTTATAGATGAGAGGGTCAGAAGCTTGCCCTGGTATACCAAAATCCCGCCTGGACGCCAGTCCAAGCCTATATTTGTACGTACCGATGACAGTACAGGCGAACAGCTGCACCCTTTCAGCCTGATTCGGCGGATGAACTACTTTTATTCCCAAAATGGTCGTGAAAAAATACTGAAAATAGAACTGCGAATGTCGTCCATTCGTGAGATTTTCAACAACCTGAATTTGCAGGGAAGTCTCTTTCTGCTGAACGAACGAGGGGAAATCGAATATACAACGGATCCCAAAGTTGCTATAAACCACAAAAGTGTGGCCTATAGCACCCTCAAGCTGCCCGAGGACACGATGGAGTTCAAGACGAATTATGTGCTTACGAGCAATCTGAACGGCTGGAGCATTGTGGCAGCGGTATCCAGAGATGAAATGCTGTATGAAATGCAGGAATCCCGCAACTTTGTGCTCTTGTTAACCTGTGTAAATATGCTGTTACCTACATTAATTATTATCTGGATTACACGTTCGCTGAACGTGAGGATTCATCGTATTTTAAAGCACATGAAAAAGGTGAAAAACCAGCATTTTGAGCTGATTCCCGGTACAGAGTCGCGAGATGAAATCGGGCAATTAACAGGTGAGTTTAACCGGATGACGCTGAAAATAAAGCGACTGATTAACGATGTGTATATGGCTGATATTCAACGAAAAAATCTGGAAATTCAGCGCAGACATGCCCAGTTGAATGCACTTCACAGCCAGATCAACCCCCATTTCCTGTTCAATGCGCTGGAGACGATTCGCATGAGGAGCTTGATGAAGCATGAGGATGAGACAGCGCACATTATTCATAACATGGCACGGATATTCCGCAATTCGCTGGTGTGGAACAAGGATCGGGTTACTTTGCGGGAGGAGCTGGAGCTGATCCGTTGTTTTCTGGAAATCCAGCAATATCGCTTTGGTGAGCGAATACAGTACGAAGTGCAGGCGCGCTCTGAAGACTTGGACAATCTGCTTCCCAAAATGGTCGCGCTGACACTGGTTGAAAATGCAAGTATCCACGGCATTGAGCCGCTAAAGCATGGGGGACGCATTGAGATTCATTTTGAGCATGAGGAAGGACAACTGATTCTAACGGTTCGAGATGATGGGGTGGGCATGTCTGAGGAACAGGTACAACGTTTATATGGTTACATGCAAAGGCAGGAAGAAATGGGTGAGCGTATAGGTCTGCAAAATGTCATCTATCGTCTTAAACTTTACTACGGGAGCCGCTTTGAGCTTGCCATACGCAGTGCCCCCGGCGTGGGTACGGAGATACGAATTAGGATTCCTGCGGATCGGGAGTGA
- the hxlA gene encoding 3-hexulose-6-phosphate synthase, which produces MELQLALDLVDIPQGIALVKEVESYIDIVEIGTPIVINEGLHAVKAMKEAFPNLKVLADLKVMDAGGYEVLKASEAGADIVTILAVAEDATIKGAVEEAKKQGGKKILVDMIGVKNLEQRAKEIDALGVDYICVHTGYDLQAEGQSPFEALQTVKQVVKNSKTAVAGGIKLSTLAEVVKAQPDLVIVGGGITGEDDKKAVASQMQQLIKQG; this is translated from the coding sequence ATGGAACTTCAATTGGCTTTAGACTTAGTAGATATCCCACAAGGGATTGCATTGGTAAAAGAAGTAGAGTCGTATATTGATATCGTAGAAATCGGTACGCCGATTGTCATCAATGAAGGACTTCATGCAGTAAAAGCAATGAAAGAAGCATTCCCGAATCTGAAAGTGCTGGCTGACCTGAAGGTTATGGATGCAGGGGGCTATGAAGTGCTAAAAGCTTCCGAGGCTGGTGCAGATATCGTTACGATTTTGGCTGTAGCTGAAGATGCAACAATCAAAGGTGCAGTAGAAGAAGCCAAAAAACAAGGCGGCAAAAAAATCCTGGTGGACATGATCGGTGTTAAAAACCTTGAGCAACGTGCGAAAGAAATCGACGCCCTTGGCGTTGACTACATCTGTGTGCATACAGGCTACGATCTGCAAGCTGAAGGACAGAGCCCATTCGAAGCACTGCAAACCGTCAAACAAGTCGTGAAAAACTCAAAAACTGCCGTGGCTGGCGGTATTAAGCTGAGCACATTGGCTGAAGTCGTGAAGGCTCAACCGGATCTGGTTATCGTCGGCGGTGGTATCACTGGCGAGGACGACAAAAAGGCTGTAGCTTCCCAAATGCAACAGCTCATCAAACAAGGTTAA
- a CDS encoding ABC transporter substrate-binding protein gives MTSKRFGIIGLVMVMMASMITACSGSSGKEPASGDSKEKVTFTYFNATAGRDINTNETRIGKILEDQTGVNWKLEHLVGDSNTKIGTFIASNDFPDVIVPDGTIDKLLDAGAFIPLNDLIDKYGPNIKRVYGPYYNLMKAEDGNIYFLPLSAVVGDYLPAPNLEQGAFWVQRRVLKEAGFPKIKTLDEYLALIRNYAKKHADEGLTGYLALTTQDRFYALTNAPMHLAGYPNDGGTIIDMKTHRATDYGDMEITKRYLKELNQLNVEGLFDKSSFVDNYDQYLAKLTSGKVLGFFDYRWQAGQALNNLQEAAKQSGNDDMEYIGLPIVYDQNIKDQYIDPSSFVNNRGIGITVSAKDPVRIIKFFDNLLTDENQILSNWGIKGETYDVDKKGRFYRTEEQIKQTGQDAFRESFGFKYFEYSWPRYGSGSTLPDGNSVGPGRQPEVARMSYTEGDKKLLKVYGVESFSQMFSAPDERPWYPAWSIPIAQGSTAQLFQQKKGDLQRKYFPRLVLSAPEQFDAIWNEYTTEFNKLDVKAYEELITKEVAKKIENPGKK, from the coding sequence ATGACAAGCAAAAGGTTCGGAATCATCGGTCTGGTAATGGTTATGATGGCATCTATGATCACTGCTTGCTCAGGGAGCTCGGGCAAGGAGCCAGCGTCAGGAGATAGCAAGGAGAAAGTCACATTCACGTATTTTAATGCCACTGCGGGCAGGGACATTAATACCAATGAAACGCGGATCGGCAAGATCCTGGAGGATCAGACGGGGGTAAACTGGAAGCTGGAGCATTTGGTGGGTGATTCCAATACGAAGATCGGTACATTTATTGCCAGTAACGATTTCCCGGATGTGATAGTACCGGATGGCACGATCGATAAGCTGCTGGATGCCGGGGCTTTTATTCCCCTGAATGATTTGATCGACAAATACGGACCGAATATTAAGCGTGTATATGGACCGTACTACAACTTGATGAAGGCGGAGGATGGGAACATTTATTTTCTTCCGCTCAGTGCGGTGGTAGGCGATTATTTACCTGCGCCTAACTTGGAGCAAGGAGCCTTTTGGGTGCAACGCAGGGTATTAAAAGAAGCGGGATTTCCAAAAATCAAAACACTTGACGAGTATTTAGCCCTGATTCGTAACTATGCGAAAAAACATGCAGATGAGGGCTTGACTGGGTACCTGGCGTTAACCACGCAGGATAGGTTTTATGCTCTTACGAACGCGCCGATGCATCTGGCAGGCTATCCGAATGATGGCGGCACGATTATTGATATGAAGACACACCGGGCCACGGATTATGGAGATATGGAAATCACAAAGCGGTATCTGAAAGAGCTAAATCAGCTCAATGTAGAGGGCCTATTTGATAAATCGTCCTTTGTGGACAATTACGATCAATATTTGGCGAAGCTGACTTCGGGTAAGGTGCTGGGCTTTTTTGACTACCGCTGGCAGGCGGGGCAGGCCCTGAATAATCTGCAAGAGGCTGCCAAGCAATCGGGCAATGATGATATGGAGTATATAGGGCTGCCTATTGTATACGACCAGAATATAAAGGATCAGTACATTGATCCGTCGTCATTCGTTAATAACCGAGGCATAGGAATTACGGTCAGTGCCAAGGACCCGGTACGTATCATCAAATTTTTTGACAACCTGCTGACGGACGAAAACCAGATATTATCCAACTGGGGAATCAAGGGGGAAACCTATGATGTAGATAAAAAAGGACGCTTTTACCGGACTGAGGAGCAAATTAAGCAGACTGGTCAGGACGCGTTCCGCGAATCATTCGGGTTCAAATATTTTGAATATAGTTGGCCGCGATACGGTAGCGGTTCTACCCTGCCTGACGGTAACTCGGTTGGCCCCGGACGGCAGCCTGAGGTTGCGCGTATGTCCTACACCGAGGGAGATAAAAAGCTACTAAAAGTCTATGGTGTAGAGTCCTTCTCGCAAATGTTTTCCGCACCTGACGAGCGCCCATGGTATCCGGCCTGGAGTATTCCGATTGCTCAAGGCTCAACTGCGCAGCTCTTCCAGCAAAAGAAGGGGGACCTACAGCGCAAATATTTCCCGCGTTTGGTGCTGTCTGCACCGGAACAGTTTGATGCGATTTGGAATGAATACACTACTGAATTCAACAAGCTGGATGTAAAGGCGTATGAGGAGTTGATCACGAAGGAGGTTGCCAAAAAAATCGAAAATCCCGGTAAAAAATAA
- a CDS encoding methyl-accepting chemotaxis protein: MNTIDALIAAIPYIQQIMREKVTLALFNRTHVLMYTQSEGMDLGFETGSELLEDYKNFAMLKNGRETSLTHIPAEILGFPLDMISIPVLDEKGEVIAAFAASYNLTNKNQLDQFVSENRSITEQLIDMVQHVAAHSEELQATSEQILKNTQIAVQNSGKINQVAVFIKEISDQTNLLGLNAAIEAARVGEAGAGFGVVAQEVRKLSVESKKATVDIEGALKDVQNSIHQMEQEIEQIVSSSQEQATLVGSFTEVMDRMQKASETMQHLANSLTSYVVK, translated from the coding sequence TTGAATACAATAGATGCATTAATTGCAGCCATTCCCTACATACAACAGATCATGCGTGAGAAAGTGACCCTTGCTCTCTTCAACCGAACTCATGTCCTTATGTATACCCAATCGGAGGGTATGGACCTCGGCTTTGAAACAGGCTCGGAGCTACTCGAGGACTATAAGAATTTTGCCATGCTTAAAAATGGACGTGAGACCAGCCTGACCCACATTCCTGCTGAAATTCTAGGTTTTCCTCTGGATATGATCAGTATTCCTGTATTGGACGAGAAAGGTGAAGTCATTGCAGCATTTGCGGCCTCTTATAATTTGACTAACAAAAATCAACTGGATCAATTCGTATCCGAGAACCGCTCCATCACCGAGCAGCTCATTGATATGGTACAGCATGTAGCAGCTCATTCCGAGGAACTTCAGGCAACCAGTGAACAAATTTTGAAAAACACCCAAATCGCTGTGCAAAACTCGGGTAAAATCAATCAGGTAGCTGTGTTCATCAAGGAAATTTCCGATCAAACCAACCTGCTTGGATTGAATGCAGCGATTGAGGCCGCGCGTGTCGGAGAAGCAGGAGCAGGCTTTGGTGTCGTCGCTCAAGAGGTGCGCAAGCTATCCGTAGAATCCAAAAAGGCGACGGTCGATATTGAAGGGGCCCTTAAGGATGTACAGAACTCCATTCATCAAATGGAGCAGGAAATTGAGCAAATTGTTTCTTCTTCTCAAGAGCAGGCGACTCTGGTAGGCTCTTTCACTGAAGTGATGGACCGTATGCAAAAGGCGAGTGAAACGATGCAACATCTGGCCAATAGCCTGACTTCGTATGTCGTAAAATAA
- a CDS encoding ABC transporter permease: MGHSSPPPVTISPDHFPPSRRTGFRGFMHKLNQQRALVWMSVPFLIWLFIFKYLPIWGWTIAFQDFKPARKLLDQQWVGLKHFHFLFQDEHFLRVMRNTLAMSFINLVLGFVTAITLAILLNELRQLVFKRVVQTISYLPHFISWVVAASIISTALSADGGIINEVLMWLGLIKEPILWLGEGSYFWGILGASEVWKNVGWNTIIYLAAMTMIDPSQYEAAEMDGAGRFQRIWHVTLPGLKPVFIILLIMNIGNLLESGFEPQYLLGNGMNVDYSENLDIFVLKYGIQMGNFSLSIAAGMFKTVVSFILLFSANHIAKRLGEERLF, translated from the coding sequence ATGGGCCACTCGTCACCACCACCTGTCACGATCTCCCCGGATCATTTTCCGCCCTCGCGGCGAACCGGCTTTAGGGGATTTATGCACAAGCTGAATCAGCAACGGGCACTAGTATGGATGTCCGTCCCTTTTTTAATCTGGCTGTTCATCTTCAAGTATTTGCCCATCTGGGGCTGGACGATTGCCTTTCAGGATTTTAAGCCTGCCCGCAAGTTGCTCGATCAGCAATGGGTTGGATTAAAGCATTTCCATTTTCTGTTTCAGGATGAACACTTTCTGCGGGTCATGCGCAATACGCTGGCGATGAGCTTTATTAATTTGGTGTTGGGCTTTGTCACCGCTATAACACTAGCAATTTTGCTGAATGAGCTTCGTCAGCTCGTATTTAAGCGGGTGGTACAGACGATCAGCTATCTACCGCATTTTATTTCGTGGGTGGTCGCGGCCAGCATCATTAGTACGGCGCTATCTGCGGATGGCGGCATCATCAATGAGGTGCTGATGTGGCTGGGATTGATTAAGGAGCCTATTCTGTGGCTGGGCGAAGGAAGCTATTTCTGGGGCATTCTCGGTGCATCGGAGGTATGGAAAAATGTCGGCTGGAATACCATCATTTATTTGGCCGCGATGACGATGATTGATCCCTCGCAGTATGAAGCGGCTGAGATGGATGGAGCAGGGCGTTTTCAGCGGATTTGGCATGTGACATTACCCGGATTGAAGCCTGTATTTATCATCCTGCTCATTATGAACATCGGCAATCTGCTGGAATCCGGCTTTGAGCCGCAATACTTACTGGGCAACGGTATGAACGTGGATTACTCGGAGAATCTGGATATTTTTGTGCTGAAATATGGTATCCAGATGGGTAATTTCTCGCTTTCCATTGCTGCCGGGATGTTCAAAACGGTGGTCAGCTTCATCTTACTGTTTAGCGCCAATCATATTGCGAAGCGGTTAGGGGAGGAGAGATTGTTCTAA
- the pepT gene encoding peptidase T, protein MKQELIDRLTTYVQVDTQSDESSHTCPTTPGQLTLGNLLVDELKAIGMTDVTIDDHGYVMATLPSNTDKVVPVIGFLAHLDTATELTGAGVKPQLTENYDGGDITLNASLGVVLSPREFPELTQYKGHTLITTDGTTLLGADNKAGIAEIMTAIHYLIDHPEIQHGKIRVAFTPDEEIGRGPERFDVAAFGAEYAYTVDGGPLGELEYESFNAAAAHITIHGVNVHPGTAKNKMIHAAKIAMELHSRLPANEAPEYTDGYDGFYHLLDSTGTAEQAKLYYIIRDFDRESFENRKAYLTNVVKELQAAYGENRIALELRDQYYNMKEKIEPVKHIVDVAYEAMTKLNIEPIIKPIRGGTDGSQLSYMGLPTPNIFTGGENYHGKFEYVSVDNMVLATKVIVEIAQLFEQRGK, encoded by the coding sequence ATGAAACAGGAACTGATTGACCGCCTGACTACCTATGTTCAGGTAGATACCCAATCTGATGAAAGCAGCCACACTTGCCCCACTACACCTGGACAGCTTACATTGGGCAACCTTTTGGTGGACGAATTGAAAGCCATTGGTATGACAGACGTAACCATTGATGATCATGGTTATGTGATGGCAACCCTTCCTTCCAATACGGATAAAGTGGTTCCCGTCATCGGTTTTCTCGCTCACCTCGATACGGCTACCGAACTGACTGGTGCAGGGGTAAAGCCGCAATTGACGGAAAACTATGATGGGGGCGATATCACGCTGAATGCTTCGCTTGGTGTGGTTCTTTCTCCACGTGAGTTTCCCGAACTGACTCAATATAAAGGCCACACCCTGATCACAACAGATGGTACCACCCTGCTCGGTGCAGACAACAAAGCCGGGATCGCAGAAATCATGACAGCTATCCACTACCTGATTGACCATCCAGAAATTCAACATGGCAAAATTCGCGTTGCTTTTACACCGGACGAAGAGATTGGGAGAGGACCGGAACGCTTTGATGTAGCCGCTTTTGGCGCTGAATATGCCTATACGGTAGACGGCGGACCGCTCGGAGAACTGGAGTATGAGAGCTTTAACGCCGCAGCCGCCCATATTACCATTCACGGTGTGAATGTGCATCCTGGTACGGCTAAAAACAAAATGATTCACGCTGCCAAAATCGCTATGGAGCTGCACAGTCGGTTACCTGCAAACGAAGCCCCGGAATATACAGACGGATATGATGGCTTCTATCATCTCTTGGATTCTACAGGCACCGCAGAACAAGCTAAACTGTACTATATTATCCGTGATTTTGACCGCGAGAGCTTTGAAAACCGGAAAGCTTATTTAACAAATGTAGTCAAAGAGCTGCAGGCCGCATATGGAGAAAACCGTATTGCGCTGGAGCTGAGAGATCAATATTACAACATGAAAGAGAAAATAGAGCCAGTCAAGCATATCGTCGATGTCGCTTATGAAGCAATGACAAAGCTGAATATCGAACCCATTATCAAGCCGATCCGTGGCGGTACAGACGGTTCACAGCTATCCTACATGGGACTGCCTACACCGAATATTTTTACAGGTGGGGAGAACTACCACGGTAAGTTTGAATATGTGTCGGTGGACAACATGGTGCTCGCTACCAAGGTTATTGTGGAAATCGCACAACTGTTCGAGCAACGCGGCAAGTGA
- a CDS encoding endo-1,4-beta-xylanase — translation MRSCWVKPFCLVLAGALLLSPVGWWGASVLKAAPSIEHSPPVSDTVLSAGNIHKTIGTYGFEQGNSDGWKPRGTYTQIASVTEAAYGGTHSLKATARTAAWNGAELDVKSLLQPDVEYEISGYVKLDGHSAVPSMVKLTVEQQPTDGTTTWKTVAQTETADTSWIKLQGKYTFTGGMDALKLYVESSNPAQAYYVDEVEITQVSKTPTEPAHGIVSGFEEGTAQGWVSRMGAETVQVSDADARSGSYSLLTTGRQKTYAGPKLDVTATMQKGSRYTVSAWVKLAPGEQPAKVRLSVQRDHQGNSSYETVVGDTATTTGGWMHLSGTYTLAHDADTVSMYLETAEGTSSFYMDDFELSLVPPLAIEKDIPSLHGLYGGQFSIGTAIEAFQTEGAYGELVQKHFNSVVAGNAMKPISLQPSEGQFHWEEADQIVQFARQHGLEIRFHTLVWHNQTGDWMFKDKNGQPMTPTAENKKLLLDRLETHIRAVAARYKNVITDWDVVNEVIDPDQPDGMRRSKWYQITGTDYIEKAFRVTREAAGPNARLFINDYNTHEPKKRDFLYNLVRDLLAKGVPIDGVGHQSHIRLEFPAISEIEQSIEKFASLGLDNQITELDMGLYSNDTDRYETIPESMLIRQAHRYRALFDMFSRQQDHISNVTIWGTDDGNTWLSTFPIARLDKPLLFDEQLKAKYAYWALADSSKVPPLPAGNNE, via the coding sequence TTGCGGTCATGTTGGGTTAAGCCTTTTTGTCTGGTACTGGCTGGAGCGCTGTTGTTATCGCCTGTCGGTTGGTGGGGGGCGTCTGTACTAAAGGCAGCTCCGTCTATAGAACATTCCCCGCCCGTTTCGGATACGGTGCTGTCAGCGGGTAATATCCATAAGACCATTGGAACGTATGGATTTGAGCAAGGAAACAGCGACGGCTGGAAACCCCGGGGAACTTATACCCAAATTGCATCCGTCACGGAAGCAGCATATGGCGGCACGCACAGTCTGAAGGCAACCGCCCGCACAGCGGCTTGGAACGGGGCGGAGCTGGATGTGAAGTCGCTATTGCAGCCGGATGTAGAGTATGAAATTAGTGGCTATGTGAAGCTAGATGGTCATTCTGCGGTTCCGAGCATGGTTAAACTTACAGTGGAGCAGCAGCCGACAGACGGGACTACGACATGGAAGACGGTAGCGCAGACGGAGACGGCGGATACATCGTGGATTAAACTTCAGGGGAAATATACTTTTACCGGGGGGATGGATGCATTGAAGCTGTATGTGGAAAGCTCGAATCCCGCGCAGGCCTACTATGTGGATGAGGTAGAAATAACACAGGTATCGAAGACGCCAACGGAGCCGGCCCATGGTATCGTATCCGGGTTTGAAGAGGGTACGGCTCAAGGATGGGTGTCCCGTATGGGAGCCGAGACCGTGCAGGTTTCGGATGCCGATGCACGAAGCGGCTCATACAGTCTGCTGACAACAGGCAGACAAAAGACATATGCCGGACCGAAGCTGGATGTGACTGCTACGATGCAAAAGGGCAGCCGATATACGGTCAGTGCCTGGGTGAAGCTGGCGCCGGGTGAGCAGCCTGCCAAGGTGAGGCTCAGCGTGCAGCGTGATCACCAAGGGAATAGTTCGTATGAAACTGTTGTAGGCGACACGGCTACTACGACAGGGGGATGGATGCATTTATCTGGTACGTATACGCTCGCGCATGATGCAGACACTGTTTCTATGTATTTGGAAACGGCAGAAGGAACGTCTTCCTTTTATATGGATGATTTCGAACTGTCACTTGTACCACCACTGGCTATTGAAAAGGACATTCCTTCTTTGCATGGATTATATGGGGGACAGTTCAGCATCGGCACGGCGATTGAAGCTTTTCAGACCGAAGGGGCTTACGGAGAGTTGGTACAGAAGCATTTTAACAGCGTCGTTGCAGGGAATGCGATGAAGCCAATCTCCTTACAACCGTCCGAGGGACAGTTCCATTGGGAGGAAGCAGACCAAATTGTGCAGTTTGCTAGACAGCACGGACTAGAGATTCGCTTCCATACCTTGGTGTGGCATAACCAAACTGGGGATTGGATGTTCAAGGATAAGAATGGACAGCCGATGACACCGACTGCTGAAAATAAAAAGCTTTTGCTGGATCGGCTGGAGACGCATATTCGCGCTGTTGCAGCGCGGTATAAAAATGTCATCACCGATTGGGATGTGGTGAATGAGGTCATTGATCCTGATCAGCCGGATGGCATGCGCCGCAGCAAGTGGTATCAGATTACCGGTACGGATTATATTGAAAAAGCATTCCGTGTCACGAGGGAAGCGGCGGGCCCGAACGCACGACTATTCATTAACGATTACAACACGCATGAGCCGAAGAAACGGGATTTTCTGTACAATTTGGTACGTGATCTGCTCGCTAAAGGTGTACCGATTGACGGGGTAGGCCACCAATCGCATATCCGCCTAGAGTTTCCCGCTATTAGCGAGATTGAGCAGTCCATCGAAAAGTTTGCTTCGCTTGGTCTGGATAATCAGATTACCGAGCTGGATATGGGTCTTTATTCCAATGACACAGATCGCTATGAAACGATTCCAGAATCTATGCTGATCCGGCAGGCTCACCGCTATCGGGCGCTGTTCGATATGTTTTCAAGGCAGCAGGATCATATCAGCAATGTGACGATTTGGGGTACGGATGATGGAAATACGTGGCTCAGCACGTTTCCAATAGCCCGGCTGGATAAGCCGCTATTATTCGACGAACAGTTAAAGGCCAAATATGCCTATTGGGCACTTGCTGATTCGTCCAAAGTCCCGCCGTTGCCAGCAGGGAATAACGAATAA
- the hxlB gene encoding 6-phospho-3-hexuloisomerase: METSQYLSEVLNELQWVPQLISNAESEQLIHSIDAANKVFVAGAGRSGFMIRSLAMRLMHMEIQAYVVGETVTPGLGEGDLLIIGSGSGETKSLISMAEKAKKLGASLALLTTSPESTIGKLANIIVKLPGAPKDPSNKDYQTIQPMGSLFEQTLLLYGDALVLRTMELRKLTSESMFGQHANLE, encoded by the coding sequence ATGGAAACCTCTCAATATTTATCTGAGGTACTCAACGAGCTACAATGGGTTCCACAGTTGATCAGCAATGCGGAATCGGAACAGCTGATCCACTCCATCGACGCTGCGAATAAGGTATTCGTGGCAGGTGCGGGCCGCTCAGGGTTCATGATTCGCTCGCTGGCGATGCGACTGATGCACATGGAAATTCAAGCTTACGTGGTGGGTGAAACCGTAACTCCCGGCTTGGGCGAGGGCGACCTGCTCATTATTGGTTCAGGCTCTGGCGAAACCAAAAGCCTGATCTCCATGGCAGAAAAAGCAAAGAAACTCGGGGCCTCTCTGGCGCTTCTAACCACGTCCCCCGAGTCTACCATCGGCAAACTGGCCAATATCATCGTCAAGCTGCCCGGTGCACCCAAGGATCCTTCCAACAAGGATTACCAGACGATTCAGCCTATGGGCTCATTGTTTGAGCAAACCCTGCTGTTGTACGGTGATGCACTGGTACTCAGAACGATGGAGCTGCGCAAGCTGACCTCCGAATCTATGTTTGGCCAACACGCTAACTTGGAATAA